In Vibrio gangliei, a single window of DNA contains:
- the adk gene encoding adenylate kinase — translation MRIILLGAPGAGKGTQAQFIMEKFGIPQISTGDMLRAAIKAGTEMGKQAKAVIDAGQLVSDDIILGLIKERIAQDDCEKGFLLDGFPRTIPQADGLKALGVDVDYVIEFDVADSVIVERMAGRRAHLASGRTYHVVYNPPKVEGKDDVTGEDLVVRDDDKEETVRARLGVYHEQTAPLIAYYTKEAEAGNTTYLKFDGTKPVSEVSADIEKALAK, via the coding sequence ATGCGCATCATTCTTTTAGGTGCCCCGGGTGCAGGTAAAGGTACTCAAGCTCAATTCATCATGGAAAAGTTTGGTATTCCACAAATCTCAACCGGTGATATGTTACGCGCTGCTATCAAAGCAGGCACTGAGATGGGCAAACAAGCGAAAGCCGTTATCGATGCAGGTCAGTTAGTGTCTGACGACATCATTCTTGGTTTAATAAAAGAACGCATTGCACAAGATGATTGTGAAAAAGGCTTCTTACTTGACGGTTTCCCTCGCACCATTCCTCAAGCTGACGGTTTAAAAGCTTTAGGTGTGGACGTTGATTACGTGATTGAATTTGATGTGGCGGACAGTGTTATCGTTGAGCGCATGGCAGGTCGTCGTGCTCACCTTGCATCTGGACGTACGTACCACGTGGTTTATAACCCACCTAAAGTGGAAGGTAAAGACGACGTAACAGGTGAAGATCTGGTTGTTCGTGATGACGATAAAGAAGAAACCGTTCGTGCGCGTCTAGGCGTTTACCACGAGCAAACTGCACCATTAATCGCTTACTACACTAAAGAAGCGGAAGCGGGTAACACCACTTATTTGAAATTTGATGGTACGAAACCAGTTTCAGAAGTCAGTGCTGACATCGAGAAAGCACTAGCAAAATAA
- the hemH gene encoding ferrochelatase — translation MNTATATKKGVLLVNLGTPESATAQGVKDFLKPFLSDKRVVSIPRIVWWPLLNGIILPLRSPKVAKVYQQVWMDEGSPLMVYSRRQVMKLQAQLNIPVALGMTYGRPSIDSGLEQLIEQGCDDITVLPLYPQYSSTTTAAVSDALSRSLQKRVALPSYHLIRDYHAHPLYIKALAEKVKDYWQQHGQGDYLLCSYHGIPQRLADQGDVYPQHCEMTTQLLAQELGLESEKIGMSYQSRFGKEEWLKPYTNETLEKLAAKRYAKLDVISPAFSCDCIETLEEIAIEGKETYQQAGGQEYRYIECLNDSDKHVEMIASLVLGQSTTLTE, via the coding sequence ATGAATACAGCCACAGCAACCAAAAAAGGGGTTCTTCTAGTTAACCTTGGTACGCCAGAAAGTGCAACCGCACAAGGTGTGAAGGATTTTCTCAAACCTTTTTTAAGTGATAAACGTGTTGTGAGTATCCCTCGCATTGTATGGTGGCCATTACTTAACGGTATTATTTTGCCATTACGTTCTCCGAAAGTAGCCAAGGTCTATCAACAAGTCTGGATGGATGAAGGCTCACCTCTGATGGTTTACTCACGCCGTCAGGTCATGAAATTACAAGCTCAACTAAATATACCCGTTGCACTTGGTATGACTTATGGTCGCCCAAGCATTGACAGTGGTTTAGAACAATTGATTGAGCAAGGCTGTGATGATATTACCGTTTTGCCTCTGTATCCCCAGTACTCTAGTACCACGACTGCAGCGGTTTCGGATGCGTTATCGCGAAGCTTGCAAAAGCGGGTTGCACTGCCGAGTTATCATCTCATTCGTGACTATCATGCCCATCCTTTGTATATCAAAGCTTTGGCTGAGAAGGTGAAAGACTATTGGCAGCAGCATGGTCAAGGCGATTATTTACTCTGTTCTTACCATGGCATTCCGCAACGTCTCGCGGATCAAGGTGATGTCTATCCGCAACATTGTGAAATGACCACGCAATTATTAGCGCAAGAATTAGGCTTAGAGTCAGAAAAAATTGGAATGAGCTATCAATCGCGCTTTGGTAAAGAAGAATGGCTCAAACCGTATACTAATGAGACATTAGAAAAATTGGCGGCTAAACGCTATGCAAAGTTGGATGTGATTTCACCCGCTTTCTCATGTGATTGTATAGAGACACTAGAAGAAATTGCTATAGAAGGAAAAGAAACTTACCAGCAAGCTGGTGGGCAAGAATATCGCTATATTGAGTGCTTAAATGATTCGGATAAGCATGTTGAGATGATAGCTTCCTTAGTCCTAGGGCAATCAACAACACTGACTGAATAA
- a CDS encoding peptide MFS transporter, with the protein MTTQQVTVSKTKSFMTVSLIELWERFGYYGMQALIVYFMIQRLGFEDSRANLVWGACAALIYVSPAIGGWIGDKVLGTKRTMVMGAFILSVGYALMTLPSENTWVLFTALGVIVVGNGMFKPNAGNLVRKIYEGDDSKIDSAFTIYYMAVNVGSTISMLLTPWVKDYVNEQYQNQFGWHAAFAVCCVGLLVGLANYFVMRNTLKDYGSEPDTRPVDTGKLTLVLIGSVIAVGVSALILEYQELARIFVYVAGIVVLGIFAYLIRNSEQHERAGLIAALVLIIQTVFFFIFYQQMSTSLALFALRNVDLNFTVFGTHLLTWSPAQFQALNPIWIMLLSPVLALIYSKAGSKNKDLSIAAKFALGFAVVAIGFFVYGFAGNFAVNGKTTSWVMIAGYGAYSLGELLVSGLGLAMIARYAPERMGGFMMGAYFVASGISQYLGGVVANFASIPKGMTDPLETLPIYTSLFNKLGMAAVVCTFIALAVLPLMRRLDKQHQGIK; encoded by the coding sequence ATGACAACACAACAAGTCACCGTATCAAAGACTAAGTCATTTATGACCGTTTCTTTGATTGAGTTATGGGAACGATTTGGCTACTACGGTATGCAAGCACTGATCGTTTACTTCATGATTCAACGCCTAGGTTTTGAAGATTCTCGCGCTAACTTAGTTTGGGGTGCTTGTGCTGCACTGATCTATGTGTCACCCGCTATTGGTGGTTGGATTGGTGATAAAGTTTTAGGTACCAAACGTACCATGGTAATGGGTGCTTTCATCCTCTCCGTTGGTTACGCACTAATGACGCTGCCGTCTGAAAATACTTGGGTATTATTCACCGCTCTAGGCGTTATTGTTGTCGGTAATGGTATGTTTAAGCCAAATGCAGGCAACTTGGTTCGTAAAATTTACGAAGGCGATGATTCTAAAATCGACAGCGCTTTTACCATTTACTACATGGCTGTAAACGTGGGCTCAACCATCTCTATGCTATTGACTCCATGGGTAAAAGATTATGTGAATGAACAATACCAAAACCAATTTGGTTGGCACGCCGCTTTCGCTGTATGTTGTGTTGGTCTACTGGTTGGTCTTGCAAACTACTTTGTTATGCGCAATACACTAAAAGATTATGGTTCAGAACCCGATACTCGCCCAGTTGATACCGGTAAACTTACCTTAGTATTGATCGGCTCAGTGATTGCAGTTGGGGTTTCAGCTCTTATTCTTGAATACCAAGAACTTGCTCGTATCTTCGTTTATGTTGCTGGTATCGTTGTTTTAGGTATCTTTGCTTATTTAATCCGCAACAGTGAACAGCACGAGCGTGCCGGCCTTATCGCTGCCTTAGTATTGATTATTCAAACTGTATTCTTCTTTATTTTCTATCAACAAATGTCGACCTCTTTGGCATTGTTTGCCCTTCGTAACGTTGACTTAAACTTCACCGTTTTCGGTACACACCTATTGACTTGGTCTCCAGCTCAATTCCAGGCATTAAACCCAATTTGGATCATGCTGCTTAGCCCTGTTCTTGCATTAATTTATTCAAAAGCTGGCTCTAAAAATAAAGACCTTTCCATTGCCGCTAAATTCGCACTTGGTTTTGCAGTTGTCGCGATTGGTTTCTTTGTTTACGGGTTCGCAGGTAACTTTGCGGTCAATGGTAAAACGACCTCTTGGGTCATGATTGCTGGCTATGGTGCATACTCACTTGGTGAACTACTAGTAAGTGGTCTAGGCTTAGCGATGATCGCACGTTACGCACCTGAGCGTATGGGTGGTTTCATGATGGGTGCTTACTTTGTGGCATCAGGTATATCTCAATACCTAGGTGGTGTGGTTGCAAACTTTGCCAGTATTCCAAAAGGTATGACCGACCCACTAGAAACACTTCCGATCTATACCAGCCTATTTAACAAACTAGGGATGGCTGCGGTGGTTTGTACCTTCATTGCACTAGCGGTATTGCCTCTCATGCGCCGTTTAGATAAGCAACATCAAGGTATCAAATAA